One window from the genome of Campylobacter concisus encodes:
- a CDS encoding alanine/glycine:cation symporter family protein, producing MPTNFAEILNNCVESINSFLWGPYFLIALLCGTGLFFTIRLGFVQIFKFKMGLKELFGNFSLHGEAAGKAGMSQFQAVATAIAAQVGTGNLVGATTALIMGGPGAIFWMWCAAFLGMATNFAEICLAQIYRTKDDSGHTIGGPAFYISRGLKGKWAKILAGFFAIAIIIALGFIGNMVQANSISDGFKGAFGIPQWITGAFLAIVCAVIFIGGVKAIARVAEKIVPLMALLYVGVGLIIIALNFHEIPDAVLLIYKAAFDPSAAWGGATGASIAAAMRYGIARGLFSNEAGMGSTPHAHAAANVKHPVDQAVLGIMSVFVDTFIVLNITVFVVLTANVISFENGKAVFTGITLVQEAFSSHIFGKVGGYSFVAVCLFFFAFTTILGWYYFAEINVRYLLGAKAVRAFQILVVVFVFLGSLQKVDFVWSLADMFNGLMVVPNLIAIIILSPIVAKLLKDHDAGKEYDVKDYLK from the coding sequence ATGCCTACAAATTTTGCTGAAATTTTAAATAATTGCGTTGAGAGTATAAATTCATTTCTTTGGGGTCCATACTTCCTTATCGCCCTACTTTGCGGCACTGGACTATTTTTTACTATTAGGCTTGGGTTTGTTCAAATTTTTAAGTTTAAAATGGGCTTAAAAGAGCTTTTTGGGAATTTCTCGCTTCACGGCGAAGCTGCTGGTAAGGCCGGTATGAGCCAGTTTCAAGCAGTTGCAACTGCGATCGCCGCACAAGTTGGCACTGGCAATCTAGTAGGTGCGACAACAGCTCTTATCATGGGTGGTCCTGGAGCGATATTTTGGATGTGGTGCGCTGCGTTTTTAGGCATGGCTACAAATTTTGCTGAAATTTGTCTAGCTCAAATTTACCGCACAAAAGACGATAGCGGGCACACGATAGGCGGTCCGGCATTTTATATAAGTCGTGGATTAAAGGGAAAATGGGCAAAAATTTTAGCTGGCTTTTTCGCTATCGCTATCATTATCGCACTTGGATTTATAGGCAATATGGTGCAAGCAAACTCGATCTCAGATGGCTTTAAAGGTGCCTTTGGCATACCTCAGTGGATAACTGGAGCTTTTTTAGCAATCGTCTGCGCAGTCATCTTTATAGGTGGCGTAAAGGCGATCGCAAGAGTAGCTGAAAAGATCGTGCCTTTGATGGCTTTACTTTATGTAGGTGTTGGGCTAATCATTATCGCTTTAAATTTTCACGAAATTCCAGATGCAGTTTTGCTTATCTATAAAGCAGCATTTGATCCTTCAGCTGCGTGGGGTGGAGCGACTGGAGCTAGCATAGCGGCTGCGATGAGATACGGCATCGCAAGGGGTCTTTTTAGCAATGAAGCTGGCATGGGCTCAACTCCGCACGCACACGCCGCAGCTAATGTCAAACACCCGGTCGATCAAGCAGTACTTGGCATAATGAGCGTATTTGTAGATACTTTTATCGTTTTAAATATCACCGTTTTTGTAGTGCTTACTGCAAATGTTATTAGCTTTGAAAATGGCAAAGCAGTCTTTACAGGCATAACCTTAGTGCAAGAGGCTTTCTCATCGCATATCTTTGGCAAGGTTGGCGGATATAGTTTCGTAGCTGTTTGCCTATTTTTCTTTGCATTTACAACGATTCTTGGATGGTACTATTTTGCTGAGATCAACGTAAGATACCTTCTTGGGGCAAAAGCGGTCAGAGCTTTTCAAATTTTAGTAGTCGTTTTTGTATTTTTGGGAAGCTTGCAAAAGGTTGATTTTGTCTGGAGCCTAGCAGATATGTTCAATGGCTTGATGGTCGTACCAAATTTAATTGCCATCATCATTTTAAGCCCTATCGTGGCAAAGCTTTTAAAAGATCACGATGCTGGCAAAGAGTATGATGTGAAAGATTATTTGAAATAA
- a CDS encoding glycosyltransferase family 4 protein has translation MKIFIIGNVSSMMINFREELIKLLVSKGHDVYCLVSDYNEESRKKIISLGAIPLDHTLNTKGLNPCKDLVATYDLVKLFRQHRPDAIFSFFVKPVIFATIAAKIARVPRIVGMIEGLGGAFTVYKNGQTKKAKIIKTIQVLLYKISLPFLDELIFLNNDDKKDLIDRFDIKVKSINILGGIGVDLDKFSYTKAPTDPISFIFIARLLAEKGIFEYLEAAKIVKEKYKDVKFYIFGSFDEHNPFGLTQEELKPYLDSDVVIYPGFVNDIKERIVNSSIFVLPSYYREGVPRSTQEAMAIGRAVITTNSVGCKETVEDGVNGFLVPPFDSKILAQKMIYFIQNSEMIVQMGMESRKIAEVKFNINEKNERLAKIIIGK, from the coding sequence ATCAAAAGGGCATGATGTCTACTGTTTAGTTAGTGACTACAATGAAGAAAGTAGAAAAAAAATAATCTCATTAGGTGCAATACCGCTTGACCACACTTTAAATACAAAAGGACTAAACCCATGTAAAGATCTCGTTGCTACATATGATTTGGTTAAGCTATTTAGGCAGCATAGGCCAGATGCGATTTTTTCTTTTTTTGTTAAACCAGTTATTTTTGCAACTATAGCCGCAAAAATAGCAAGAGTACCACGAATAGTAGGCATGATAGAAGGGCTCGGTGGGGCTTTTACGGTTTATAAAAATGGGCAAACAAAAAAGGCGAAAATCATCAAAACTATACAAGTTCTTTTATATAAAATTTCACTACCATTTCTTGACGAGCTTATATTTTTAAATAATGACGATAAAAAGGACTTGATTGATAGATTTGATATAAAAGTAAAGTCCATAAATATATTAGGCGGTATAGGTGTTGATCTTGATAAATTCTCATATACTAAAGCACCAACTGATCCTATAAGTTTTATTTTTATAGCAAGACTTCTTGCAGAAAAGGGAATATTTGAGTATTTAGAGGCAGCTAAAATCGTAAAAGAAAAATATAAAGATGTAAAGTTTTATATATTTGGTAGTTTTGATGAGCACAATCCATTTGGATTAACGCAAGAAGAGCTAAAACCTTATCTTGATAGTGACGTAGTTATATATCCTGGCTTCGTAAATGATATAAAAGAACGGATAGTAAATAGTTCCATTTTTGTCTTGCCTTCGTATTACAGAGAAGGTGTACCAAGAAGTACGCAGGAAGCTATGGCGATAGGAAGGGCAGTAATAACCACAAATAGTGTAGGATGCAAAGAAACTGTTGAAGATGGAGTAAATGGATTCTTGGTGCCGCCATTTGATAGTAAAATTTTGGCACAAAAGATGATTTATTTTATACAAAATTCAGAAATGATAGTCCAAATGGGTATGGAAAGCAGAAAAATAGCTGAAGTAAAATTTAATATAAATGAAAAGAATGAAAGACTTGCAAAGATTATTATTGGGAAATAG